The following proteins are encoded in a genomic region of Cryptomeria japonica chromosome 11, Sugi_1.0, whole genome shotgun sequence:
- the LOC131073654 gene encoding small ribosomal subunit protein uS11y, which translates to MSGKKKTREVKEENVTLGPAVREGEHVFGVAHIFASFNDTFVHVTDLSGKETLARVTGGMKVKADRDESSPYAAMLAAQDVAQRCKELGITALHIKLRATGGNKTKTPGPGAQSALRALARSGMRIGRIEDVTPIPTDSTRRKGGRRGRRL; encoded by the exons ATG TCTGGGAAGAAGAAGACCAGAGAAGTTAAGGAGGAAAATGTTACTCTAGGACCTGCAGTTAGGGAAGGAGAACATGTGTTTGGCGTAGCCCACATATTTGCTTCTTTCAATGATACATTTGTG CATGTGACTGATTTGTCTGGAAAGGAAACACTTGCCCGTGTTACTG GTGGCATGAAGGTCAAAGCTGAcagagatgaatcatcaccatatgcTGCAATGCTTGCTGCACAAGATGTTGCACAAAGATGCAAG GAGCTTGGCATAACTGCCTTGCATATTAAGCTTCGGGCAACAGGAGGGAATAAGACAAAGACTCCTGGACCTGGAGCACAATCAGCTCTTCGTGCTCTTGCTCGATCTGGAATGAGAATCGGTCGCATag AGGATGTGACTCCCATTCCAACAGACAGTACCAGAAGAAAGGGTGGACGAAGAGGAAGAAGGCTGTAG